The DNA region GACAGCAAGAGGTTTTATAACATTTAATATATTGTATTTCTCTGCAGGACGTGGGAACCTCGTCTGAAGATAAGACACCATTTGAATCAGTTCCAGTTCAAGAGACGTGTCCAGTAGAGTAGATGGATTCTACATCATCAAAGcagaacagagacagacaagttTACCAGCATTAATCAGCCTTTGTTTACTTTACTGTTACTTAAGTGTGTCTGTGGGAaaattgctaaagtgtaaataaatgggttttgtaatttttatgggatcaaatatttatttttgtgtttttaaataaataatgtgttgCTGATTATTAATTGAGGGCTTGAAATATTGATCTAATTTCTGAGGAAAGGctgagtgtttttatttttcacacctGTCACAGGGAAAAAACTGTTCAGCAAACTATGTTTTGTCCATGAAACTACCATAGTCACAAATCAAATCTTGCACAAATCATCCTTTGAGCCTATTGTTTGATTACTTTAACCTGCAACCTTTTGCCATCATTATTTTAAACTTTATGCAGTTCACCTGACCAGTATcaaacagcaggaggctgcaggggctgtaaagacatgtttgttttttactttaagTGCAGACATATTGGTGAAATCAGGAACACAATTTGCAACACTAAAACTAGAAGTTTAAAAGAACAATTTTgaaattataatattttttaaacaggTTATTTGGATGCTCCaaattgtgtctgtgtgagtgtgagagagtgatagagagagaaagtggTTGTTCTCTGTATGTGTCCCTGTGATGGACCCGACCATGGATCTGCCCAGGTTGCCTCCCACATCTCGCCCTCTAACAGCTGGGATAAGCTCCAGCATGTCCACAATTGTGACCATATATTTTGTCAGTTGGGCAAAATtgcagaagaaagaaaaaaaaacatctgacaagCTTAAATGTGTATGTTGAAATTtgaaggaaaataaaagcacacacaaatTATGAGAAAATGTGTAAATAGTTCCTTAAATTCAAAACAAATTTGAAAAAAGATGTTAACTTATCAAGCATTCACCTGAATAGTGATGGACTTGTGTACTTCTTTTAAATCAAACTGGCTGGGAAGGCGTTTTGATTTCAGCGTTTAGTGGTGCGGCCTCGTAGGTCATGCGATCCAATACTTCTCAGGCGGACCGTAGAGACCCCTAGTGGACCTCGGACCGCATGTTGGACGCCGCCTGAAACTGATTTCCTGATTGGCTGAGTGCAAGCTGCGCGTCACACTGAAAACCCAGCTGAGGAAACGGCTGCTCGTGAAGCGTGTGCGCGTCAACCTGATGTGAACCGCCGTCGATCAATTATATGGATAACAATCGCAGGCGGTCATGGAGTTACTGGTTCGGTACCTGGACAGGAGTAACTCGGTGAGGTGAGCGTTTCCTCTCAGGGCCTGGAAGTTCGGACGGAGCTCGGCTGCGTGTTCATCCACGTTTGTGTCACCTGGAAAAAAACAGTTTCCTAAACTTGAAGCTCATGTAGGAACGAATCAAGTCGTGAAAATAAACTCAGCTACTGGTAAAACGACAACAACAGTCATTTAATACATATTAATGTTTTCgcatttaaagctaaaaatgCGTAAATTAATCAAAAATGTTCCAGTTTAATTTTAGCAGCCGTAACATAAAGTCCCGTCGGAGGTTTCCAGTGTGTGAGTGGCTGCTGGCAGCAGCGACCGCTGAGCAAACCTTGGACTTGAACCCGGCAGCGGCATGAATGCACGCAGTGTCCTCCGCTTCCCGAGCGACGCACGCGCCAAAGCGTTGCCCAAGAAGGGGCTTCAACCTCGTCCACTGTGTGTCCACCCTGAACCGTTGCGTTGTCCCCCTCCGTCCAGCTCCGACTCCACCCAAGACGTCATCAAGGAGGAGAACCTGAGGGATGACCTGAGGTACTACTTCATGAGCCCGTGTGAGAAGTACAGGGCCCGGCGACACAAGCCCTGGAAGATGGGAGTGCAGATCCTCAAGATTGTCATGATCACCACACAGGTATGGAGGACACGGCACCATAACACCTGAGGGCAACACCTCTTTCCCCTTGCTTTTACTGTGATCATGACAGGGTCTGAAATAAAGTAGAATCTTCTCAATTTCCAGAAGTCTGAGAAGCCTTTCATTTGAGTTTTTCCTCCCCAGCTCATCTTGTTCGGCCTCAACAACCAGCTGGTGGTGTCCTACAAGGAGGAGACCACCATGGCCCTCAAGCACCTCTTCCTGAAGGGCTACAGCGGCGTGGACGAGGACGACTACTGCGTGGCCGTCTACACGCAGCGCGCCGTGTACGACGGCCTGTTCTACGCGCTGGACCAGGCAAGTCCAGGCCAGTCCGGCCGCCCGCGGCCTCTCTGGTGCCGCCCGCGGCCCCTCTGGTGCCGCCCGGACCCCCGGTTTCACCCGACGCGTCTGATCCTTACAGTACAGCCAGCTGGGGCGGCTCTCCGTGGGTCCCATCGCCTAcacggaggacgaggacggccGGCTGCTGCCCCTGGTGGTCTGCAAGGAGTACTACAAGAAGGGCAGCGCCGACCCGTCCGACCGGGCCTATGACATAGACGCCCAGATAGAGACAGGTGGGACGGACGGCGCTTACTGGGCTCCAGTACCGTGCAGCCTTTTCTGACTCCGTCTGTGTCTCCGAAGTTTGCATGTCGCAGGACCCCAGGACCGCGACGTTGTGGAGGACCCACAACTCCTCCTTCTTCGAGTTGGACTTCTACAGGTACGCGCGGgcgcctccgtctccgtctgcGCCTCTGAGGAGCCCCTGTTAAACGCGCCGTTCCTCCGCAGGCTCGTCGGCATCAAAATGAGCTTCCAGCTGAAGGGGATCAACCTGCAGACGGTGCGGTCGCGGGAGTTGCCCGACTGCTACGCCTTCTTTGTCACcgtacgccccccccccctcacaagCAGCCAGTGTGCAGAGAGAACGTGCAGGCATTGCTCACATCTTCTACTGTACGTCTGTCGCTGCTCCACTGACGCACTTCCCCTCGACCCTGTCCCTAGATAACGTTCGACAACCAGTGTCACAGTGGGAAGGTGAAAATATTCCTGCACATTGACGCCGAGAGCAGCGCCTGCAAAGACTGGAGGATTTCTGGGACCGGTAAGGTGGAGTTGGTGGACGAGGCACGGGTTCGATACCTGGAGGGCAATAAAGCCATAGACACGCGCTTGCATAATTAATGTCTGACATTGCTTAttgcgtgtgtgttgcagctgagAAGAACACGCACTATCTCCTGGTGTTTGACGGCTTCGTCATCCTCGTCTGCCTCACGTCAGCCGTGCTGTGCAGCCGCTCCATCGTCCTGGCTGTGAGGCTGCTTCAGGTCGggtctccagcctccacacgcTCCACAAACCCACTGATTCCCCCCTTTATGTGCTCCTTCCTGTGctcattagtttttttttactgattcTGTCGTTCTTGGTCTAATTTCTGCTTTTCAACACTTTCAGTCTTGTTTAACCTTCCTCTCAAATGTCACAATAAGCACAAATCACGTGGATTCCAGCAATGGGGAAGATACATCAGCACACGTCCTCGATGGCGTACATAAATGctgattttcacatttttttctgtGGACTGAATTTGCATTGTGGTGTTTTCAGCGATTCTCCCGGTTCTTGCACGAGAACTACAACCGTAAGGTGTGCGAGGACGACCAGAGGGAGTTCCTGAACGGCTGGTATCTGCTGGTAATAGTCAGTGACCTCTTGGCGATAATTGGATCCATACTGAAGATGGAAATACAGGCCAAGGTACACCGAATCATATTTGTTCATCTTCAGAGTGGAGATGAGGTTTTTGGATgaagtaaatacaaaatgtaagCAGCaaaatgttgtgttaatgttaaatgatcaGTGACAAAAGGATTAAAGACAGAAAAGTGCATGGACAGCATCACTGTAATGTGGACATGACTACCTGACCTATTGTTTATCTGGTTATTTATTAATCCAGAGAGAAATCAAATTGTGACGTTGTTGAATGGTACCGCCATGTCTGGACTTTGGACTTAAATCTCTCACTTGATTTGAAGACCTTTTGTGTTTGACAAATCAACAGTAACTGTCTTCACGtgctttcatttttaatgtgtcggtgacagacagaggagcggGAAGGCACCAAGCAGCTTCGCCGCAAGCCCGGCTCATGTGCAAACGAATGGTGTCTCATAAGTTTGATCGTTCTAGTGACACGACAGACCAGACTTTGCTAaacgctgctctctctctgctctgtagagTCTCACTAGCTACGATGTCTGCAGCATCTTCCTGGGCACGTCCACGTTAATGGTGTGGGTCGGCGTCATCCGCTACCTGGGATACTTCCAGAAATACAACGTGAGTCTGAACCTTTCTCCGTCGGTGAACAAGGCCTTTTAGTGACAGGGCTGCAGCTACAACTGCATTGTATAGATGGACTTTAACTAGTTGAACAGTTAGAGCTTGTTTGTGTAGCAAAGGTTTCGACCTTGCGTTCttgtctgctgcaggttctgattTTGACCATGAAAGCAGCCTTCCCCAAGGTCCTgcgcttctgctgctgtgccgGCATGATCTACCTGGGCTACACCTTCTGTGGGTGGATCGTACTGGGCCCGTACCACGAGAAGGTAATGGACACGTCTGCGCCTTTTGGAGGGGTTCCTGTCCACAAGGAACACGGGTTCATTGGCCTTCAGGTCTAAGgccctgtaaacacacacaacagccacTAGGCGTCAGTGTGTGCTGCGTCTAGTAACCGTCAGGGACCACAGCGTTTGTGCTCTGAGCTGTTTGATTCATTCTTCTTTCTGTCTGAAGCAACCAGATGTTTACGATACTTCCAGATTTGCAGGAGATGTAATGTAACATTGTTACTGGTGGAGCTGGGACGTGTCCTGTGCACGTAAAGCCCACATGGAACACGGTGTCACCCTTCAGACAGACGTCACCAACAGGTTGCGGGATGGTAAATAAAGCCTGCAGACATACGGCCTGCAGCTGGATGTTTGGACAGGGAAGGACCACAGCTGGTCACTGGAACTCCCTGCTCAGAGACCCACCCGTGTGTTTTACTGTCTTTGCCCATTGGGATAAATAATTTACGGAAGCCCGAGCAGGAGTATGCGTCCAAACAGCACGCAGATGCGGGATGGTCTGGGAGCAGCCGCCCTACAGCTGTTGATGATGGTGATCAAAAGGAAGAGCTGCTGTatgtgtataaaaaaaaaaaaaaagtgtccaGGTTCATAACAGTAGTTATTACTCGTCATCATCTGCGGATGGAGTGACTCTGTCGGCGCTCTGGCCTCGTATTTCCTTCACTGTGGCGTCTGCAGGAATCCCCCGTAGCGTCCCTGTCGCCCTTTCCAGGATGGTCGGTGTTTACCGAGGCGATAAACAGAGGATGTTTTTGGATATGCAATCCCACACATCCTCACATGTCCATATGTCGCTGTGGGATGTTGTATTCAGATGCTATCGCGCTCCGGGGGAACTTTTACGGTGTTTGCCGCTGCCATTCAGCCGCTCCGCTTTCAGTCGTCCATGTCTTTGTTGTTTGCTCTTCTGTTTCTAtcagcctcctctttccttcCTAGCATTCATCACAGTGAACCGCCTCGGGTGCTCACTCTTGACTGTACTGTGTTGCTTGCGTCCAGTTCGAAGGCTTGAGTCGCGTGGCCGAGTGTCTGTTCTCGCTGCTGAACGGCGACGACATGTTCACCACCTTCGCTCAGCTGAAGGACACCAACACGCTGGTGTGGCTCTTCAGCCGCGCGTACCTCTACTCCTTCATCTCCCTCTTCATCTACATGGTGCTGTCGCTCTTCATCGCCCTCATCACGGACGCCTACGAGACCATCAAGGTGTGTCGGCGTTGGCCGAGGCCAAACACTCCGGCTCCTTTTTAGATTCGGCCCCTGATCATCCCATTAAAACGCCTCTTTGACTTCATTTCGATGACACTGTTTCTCCAACAGAACTACCAGAAGAACGGCTTCCCTCTGACCGACCTGCAGAAGTTCCTCAAAGAACACAAAGACCTCCCTGCCGCCGAAGAGACCGGCCAGACGGACGTTCACATCAGCGACACCATGATGTGCTGCTTCCAACGGTACGACAGGTTCATGGACGCGCTTCCGTGCGTTTGGTCCGTGTTTGTCCCCACGCTCCGCTGGTGCGCACACAGCGTTCATATCTGGGAGCAAACAGGACTTGACACTCGCACCGGAGAGATGTTATCGCGCAAAGGCTTTCTGTTTCACTTGCTGTGTTACAGTCACCAGTTCCTTCAGTGGCTGTAGTTCCTTTAGGACGTTTGCGGGATCTCGTGCTTTTCTATACGTCCCgggctcctgctccttcacgcAGCAGTGGAGTTTCCTGCGCGCTGTGGTGTGGCTCGGTCTGAGAGCAATGAAATTAGTGGCGAGAGCTCTGCAGACACACCCAGAGATGGGCTGATTACAGAGGAGCTGCGGCGGTGCACTGGGTAGAGCCCCCTCCCCCGTACACCCCCCCACTCGGACTCCCCTCGGCCAGGGCTCCTGCTGTGTTGCCTCCACAATAAACCATCAACTCTGAACACAGCGGTCAGTTGGGAGCAGCTGTTTGATTTGAGGTTGAGGGAAGTGTTGCCCCATTTGCCTTTTATTGAGGCGTGCAGTAGTTTCATAGGATCTGATGATCTTTATTACTTTCTTTTCAAATGGTATTTTGTCACAGTGGAGCTTGTGGAAGCCATTGCTTGCATCGGCCTTAAACCTCAAGCCAAAGTGGCACTTTATTGAAatgcagtatgttttttttttttttttacttaagcTTTTGGTTTTTCATTCATAAAATCCTAATACGCTTTCAACATGTTGTACAGTTCCTACGTTTTGACCTAATAAGTATGTTCAGACCAAGTGTAAACGCATTGCTTTTCTGCAGTTGTCGCCTTTGTTCGATTTCTTAAGATCTTTTTGTGACTAAGTGCAGAAATATGTTGTTTATCccaaaaaaaaacgttttctgTAGTCATGTGTGTGGCGCTGACCAGGGTTTGCCATCCAGCCATTATGTTCAAAGAACAGAACTGATCAAACGGTGGAAAAGTTAAGTTTTTACTTTAGGATTTCACCGGATATGAACGCTGTACGTCTCAAGTTTTTCCTGTTCTAAGTGTGCAAGGAAGCATAGGCTCAGTTACAGAGACATTATGATACAACATGTAATAGTGCAACTCAATACAAAACTAGCAATTACATAGATAACACCGGCAGAGTTAGCTGACCGTTTGTCATTAATgccgctttgtgtgtttgtggagacaTGTGAGGTCTCTGACCTGATTAACTTTCATTTTTATCAGTATCTTTGCCTCACTTTGGCCCCAAAAAATTAGATCAGTCTTTCCAGAAAACATCCTAATGCCTCACTGGATGTAATTTCATCTGCATACATTTACCCACTTCCTAATGTTACTTTCCTCATTAGCTTATTTATGGAGCAAGTTGAGGAGCTTCCAACTCATGTTAGTGTGTTTGGCAGTAGTGTAAATTGTCTGTGTATTgg from Betta splendens chromosome 4, fBetSpl5.4, whole genome shotgun sequence includes:
- the mcoln2 gene encoding mucolipin-2; translation: MELLVRYLDRSNSVSSDSTQDVIKEENLRDDLRYYFMSPCEKYRARRHKPWKMGVQILKIVMITTQLILFGLNNQLVVSYKEETTMALKHLFLKGYSGVDEDDYCVAVYTQRAVYDGLFYALDQYSQLGRLSVGPIAYTEDEDGRLLPLVVCKEYYKKGSADPSDRAYDIDAQIETVCMSQDPRTATLWRTHNSSFFELDFYRLVGIKMSFQLKGINLQTVRSRELPDCYAFFVTITFDNQCHSGKVKIFLHIDAESSACKDWRISGTAEKNTHYLLVFDGFVILVCLTSAVLCSRSIVLAVRLLQRFSRFLHENYNRKVCEDDQREFLNGWYLLVIVSDLLAIIGSILKMEIQAKSLTSYDVCSIFLGTSTLMVWVGVIRYLGYFQKYNVLILTMKAAFPKVLRFCCCAGMIYLGYTFCGWIVLGPYHEKFEGLSRVAECLFSLLNGDDMFTTFAQLKDTNTLVWLFSRAYLYSFISLFIYMVLSLFIALITDAYETIKNYQKNGFPLTDLQKFLKEHKDLPAAEETGQTDVHISDTMMCCFQRIPASDDIILIS